Below is a window of Salmo trutta chromosome 35, fSalTru1.1, whole genome shotgun sequence DNA.
AATAAATCCCAAGAGCGAAGTTGACCATCACAACCATTTGAAATTCCCTAAAAGAACAAACTTTGTGGGGCAAATAAAAGCACCATGTTGCCAACCCCTGATGTATTAGGCAGTTCAATAGTCGTCCGAGGCATTTTGCGCAGCGAGAGAGTCATGCGGCATTAGCGTTAGTAATCATGGATCAGAACTCATACCTCAAATGCTGCAGCAGGTGCAGTGAAGGGCACCACGATACTGAAGTGTGTGCCGTTGCCAGTGAGACTGTACAGCTTTGCCAGCTCAGTATCCAGCTCCCTCCATGAACCAGCATGAAGCATCATGGTCTGGAAGTTATCCTGTTTGCTCCCGTATTTTACAGAGAAGTAGAAGTTCTCCTGGTCGCAGCTGCCGGTGATTGTGGGAAGAACTGAGACAGAAAATGTAGCTAAGGAAAAAGTTGATCTGAAGCACTGGATGGGTGCTCACCCAGGGCCCAGTTTGCCTATTGGATAGGATTAAGTGCATTGAAGTAGAAACTAAATTGTTTCCTATGCATTTCACTTGATTAAATGCATAGGAATAGAATCTGCATCTCCATGGAAGTCAACAATTGAGTGTTGCTTTCAATCAGATGCCTTACTGGGTCCTGCAGTCAATCTACTGAAGCGATTGATATTTAACCTAGGTGGCCTTACCAACATCTTCCCGGGAGGCCTCCAGCTCAGCAGGGTGGGGGAAGGGTGTTTGTTCAGGCAGGACGAGCAGACCGAAGACCAGAGGGAGGAAGTACACAGTTGTAAGGGGATCAGGGTTCTGCATATATTAAATAGAAAAAAAGCATTACATGTTGGTCATGTTCAGCATGAGGCACGTTTCAAATGGATGCAGCATCTACTCAGATTTACTATGTGAGCCAAAACACCAAGTTGCCCTTTATGAAATCCTGttcgtatatacacacacacattagcaaTGTTCTTTTACAGACCGAGTCTGTCATTGCAGCAGTACATTTAACTGAAGGAACACACTTGTTTCAGGACTAATTCATCTGAGAAGGGCACTCTTAGTGAGAAGGTCTTGGAGCCGTTAGCAAAGTGGTGCTCCTGGACATCAAAGCCTCTGGCATTGCACTCTGCAACAGTTAGCACCCTGGTGGTAAAGGTGATGTTCATCAGCTCCACATCATGGAGGAAGGTACCCAGGAGGATGTCAAACACTCTCTGCTCAGGAACAGTGCCTGGAAGAGAGGCCATAACATGGGTTAAAGGTAAAGAGAACTTAACAGGTGTTCCAGAAATAGTTTAAAGTATGCAACTTTTATACCAGGGAGTTATGTTTCCTCCTTGGAGACTGGGACAGCATCTGCTAGAGTCAAGGTTACCGCCACACTAAATGTTTGTGAACTGTACACCATCCTGAACAGACCCGCCTGCATTCAGTACAAGTGAAGCAGACTTACTGTCAATAACATGTGGAGGCCTGGGCATCAGAGGAGTTGTGATGGGGAAGAGGACTTTGTATCTTGTGTCAGCCTGTGTGTTTTCTGCCCTCCACAGCAACTCAAGCATCGGTTCAACAGTGTAGGTTATGTGGTAAGCATAATCTTGGGCATGACTCTGCAATCAATACAAATAGAAGTTGTATAAATCAAGCAACTGTCAAGACATGTTCTGCTCATTAGGCAGATGAAGACACTGAAAGAATTACATTAAGAAACGCATCTTGTGGCCTAATGAACAATATGAAAGTAGTCTGACCTTGTAGTAGCCATCAGGTGACCCCACTGGAATCTCAATGATGATGTGAGACTCCATGACAGACATCTTGTAGTGTCTGGTGGCCATCTTGGTTTTGTCCAGCCTCTGGCCATAGATACCCATGTGTGTCTCCAGAATCTTAACAGCACTAGAAATCAGCGGGGTGATGCGGCGAGGCACATGCCAGGTGATGACCTTGTCAGTGAAGACTACACCACCTGACCAATTGGGCAAGACACAATCAGAAATGTGCTGCTTTTGTAAAAAGCCAGAGATGCCCTTTAGAAAGCATATGTACCAGTAGGACAGGCAGCAGCTGAATCCACAATCAAATTGCCAGTCTTGTAGTAAGTGGACACACTGAAGACCTCCATAGGAACTCCAGCCACCTGGTGAGAAAGTAATGTATTAGTCACATGGCATGTTCTAACCAATATGTCATTATGATGACAGGGAAGTGACAACCAAGAAAATTGCTTAGGCCAGTGATGATCACCTCTACAGAATAAGTCTCTGCCATGTTGTAGGGGCTTCGGATCACCAGTCTTGTTTGGGTCATCATGGCACCATAACCAGCCCGCTGAGCATCAGTCAGTAACATGACCTTGGGGTCAGGGGTGTGGAATGTCATCTTCCAGATGCCATTTGGAGCAACGGCAGCCTGTGGTGGAAAGGAAAATAGTAACTACAGAGAATGTAGCCAGTCTACGTGTATATAAAAAAGTGAATCATCTTAAATGACATACATCAGGGATGGCATCTTCCCAGGAATCATGAACCTGCTGGCCAGCGACCATTTTGACAGGGGTCTCTGGAGTGACCATGAGGCTTGACACCTGAACAGAGCAAATCACCAAGGCTAGATCAATAAATTCTACACCAAAGTATTGCACCCACCTTAAAAAGCAGTAAAACTAAATCTAGGGATACTCAGAATGGCCTCACCTCCATGTAGTTCCTGTCACAAAGAATTTCCCGGGAGGCCCAGGGGGAGTAGCTGCACGTCTCGGTCACATGCTTGACCTGCTCTGAATGGCCATCTCTATACATTCGCAGTCGCAGGCCAAGGGTGAACACCACATCCACCTATGGAACAAATCACTTAgttctgggtcatgttcattaggcacaaagCATAAGACTAGCCAAAACAGGAAGGGACTACCTGGAATGCCAAGTTTTCCATTTAAGGGTAACTTTTGGCATTGTTTGCACTAAATGCATACTGTTCAAGTTGAAATGTATACGTCAGCTGATAAGACTAACAGCAAGATTGATTAAGGACAAGGTAGTTGTCATTTAACTGCATTGTCCCTTTTGGAAATGTACCTGGTTGTCAACATAACAGCCCAACAAGGACGCAAAGACTTTGGTGTTGCCCCAAGGGTCAGACTCAACGCTGTATCCACACTGGGCAGCCAAGGTGTGCGACAACGGTATAATGTCAGTGCCATCTGAAAGAACCGTTGCGGATTAGACTTTGAAATAGAATGTTCACACCAACTTGTCATGACGCTTCAGTACTTAGACTCACCGATGGCATCAATTTCTAGCTGGCTACCGACAGCCAAAGTTTTGTCCAATGTTAGCCTCAAGACGTTGCCAAGACACGCAGACCGCAAGCCATTATCTGGAGAGAAGATACCAGTAAGTCCTACTGAGCAGTATTAGTCAGGTACACAACGTCATACAATTAGGGAGCCCTTACTTGAACTAGGCTTGGAACTTGGCCTCTGGAACTGACCAGAGACAGCAACACTCAGCAAAACCCATGTCACACTAAAATGAGAGTACAACATATAAATCACACATTTATCaaacattaaaaataaaaatttaaaaaatacttaCAGACATCTaaaaacacacatcacaccaAATGGGCACTTTGGCTTGTACACAGCCACAAAAACCCCACTGTCATAAGAGGAAGCGCAGCACAGAAGGAGACTGTACCACTGGAATACTGTGCTTGAGCCCTTTCCCAGGTGTTTTATCTGGTAGCCAATCACACTGGCCACAGGTCATTATCAATCAACGGTCCACATTCACAGCTCGTTAGCTGTAATCAGAGGACAGAACAGTCAGATTGAAATGCATTTTATATGCTTCTCTTTCATGTAGAGAAAATAAGTTGTATTTATATCTGAAATGTTATCAGGGAGGTGATCAGCGAACAATGAAAAGTAGGGCAAAGGGGGTGCTGCTGGATTAGGTCTAGATGGGATACAGGTTTTTTCAAATTGACttcaaaagtatttttttttacattttagctaacccttttcctaaccttaacctacttctcctaacctgctacattaattattCTAACCTGCTGCATAAGTTCTCCTTAAGCTGCTACAAAAAGTCaattttgacaaaagctgtatcccttcgAGACAAAATCGGTTTTACTGGCCTATTTCAATAATAGCATTAATAGTTTACACAGGCAGACTAATTCCGATCTTTGTCCAATAATaagtattttgaccaatcagatcagctcttttgccaatcattgggcaaaagatcagaattgggctgcctgtgtagacACAGCTAAGACACACTATTCAGTGATGTTGTCAAGTCACTAAACCTCAAGTCTGAGTCTGGCCCTAAGTCCCTATTGTTTGAGTCTGAGTCCTTTATACTTGAGTCAAGAGTCCCTTGGTAGTGCTAAATTCTGCGGTCcaaccagtgcttgacttgggcaggagctcaccgaaGCTGAGTATCGGCACCTCAAATATTCTACTGATTGaggtcctgttcctcttatagaatattagctaaCAAGTATTGTGGAGCGCCTGCACCGAAATATGAACAGTACCTGCACCCAAAATGAGTTacggaacctatttcagtccaagtcaagcactggatcCAACCATTTTTTAAATCTAAATTCTGTCCATTGTAAGGATGGTAGCGTACGAGTCGAGTCACGAGTCATGAAAAATGTGATTTGAGTCTGAGTCAAGTCCGAGACGTGGACTTGAGTACAACACTGATACTATTACTCATTAATTCAGAAAAATCACATTTCGTCATGTTGTATATTGCACACCAAAAGTGCATTGATACTAGGTTACCGATTAACAATTGAAATAACGGAACTGGAGCTTGTTATTGAATACTGTACACACTGTTCACCTAGCATGTGGGAGCCAGAAGCGGTATGGATTAATACTTATATTCACAAGTTTAGGTTCATGATTGTACTTGTAAGACTAGCATCAAACTATCACAAAGAAACCTATTGTGGTTTGCATCAAATTATATCACataattatttatttgtatttaacccttgtgtggtgttcgggtctgtgGGACTCATTTTGAATGTTAACTAAAAGATAAATGATACAATTAATTcttttttcaacctgagactcattggccttggctcattttctgtgaagaacatgtagtaaaataacacattttcattgagtgcacactgtgcacccccctacacatttatattacatatgtggtgttcgggtccactggacccgagggtaataaaaatgtggaaaagtatgtgtgtaggtgaaaacaagtaaaaatgaaacaaaaaggtttgctgtgtgccttcactctgtcctcctcctcctacctgggcctgctgtttcaacatagcaccaagagcctgtctgtctccccgcctgtctgcctgtctgccacttttctcacactctttaccctttgtag
It encodes the following:
- the zpax1 gene encoding zona pellucida protein AX 1; this encodes MCVFRCLVTWVLLSVAVSGQFQRPSSKPSSNNGLRSACLGNVLRLTLDKTLAVGSQLEIDAIDGTDIIPLSHTLAAQCGYSVESDPWGNTKVFASLLGCYVDNQVDVVFTLGLRLRMYRDGHSEQVKHVTETCSYSPWASREILCDRNYMEVSSLMVTPETPVKMVAGQQVHDSWEDAIPDAAVAPNGIWKMTFHTPDPKVMLLTDAQRAGYGAMMTQTRLVIRSPYNMAETYSVEVAGVPMEVFSVSTYYKTGNLIVDSAAACPTGGVVFTDKVITWHVPRRITPLISSAVKILETHMGIYGQRLDKTKMATRHYKMSVMESHIIIEIPVGSPDGYYKSHAQDYAYHITYTVEPMLELLWRAENTQADTRYKVLFPITTPLMPRPPHVIDSTVPEQRVFDILLGTFLHDVELMNITFTTRVLTVAECNARGFDVQEHHFANGSKTFSLRVPFSDELVLKQNPDPLTTVYFLPLVFGLLVLPEQTPFPHPAELEASREDVVLPTITGSCDQENFYFSVKYGSKQDNFQTMMLHAGSWRELDTELAKLYSLTGNGTHFSIVVPFTAPAAAFELVHFKSIRARVDLLLLEMPNMWQLDDLSLACYFPLTTTECYSNGTATALAVKVESVSNLNPEYLTLRDQSCKPAFSNDRFAFFSFKLNSCGTTRTFFDDVMVYKNEIALPYNTGKQSRKGPSAPEYRHTVSCYYLLNHTKTMAFRASPRRTDPVADPGVGHLVVQIRLSQDSSYALFYQNEDYPVEKYLRQPLYFEVELMQSTDPQIEVVLENCWATLHKDRTSLPSWDLIVDSCENLDDLYLTVFHPVVADTRVQVPAHIKRFSINMFTFTKDDAVLKEQIFVHCDAVLCDTTKPDGICSGQCANALRYANSLRPTGSKRGPRATDASQYKKQISSGPVLLSDSHLF